A region from the Pseudonocardia petroleophila genome encodes:
- a CDS encoding lysophospholipid acyltransferase family protein, whose amino-acid sequence MRPLTTWQKLRLTVTRRWDTSGFWFGFAIWLLWPFTMFGTRIGWSGGEHIPRTGGALLALNHVSFADPIFDVAFTVSHGRMPRFLAKSELWDVPVVRSVLGKGGHIPVYRSSARAGDAYREAIKAVQRGEVVAFYPEATYTADPAGWPMKAKNGIGRIALVTGAPVIPVANWGTQDVLPPGTSTPRLFFPRRRVTVVAGPPVDLSQWLGGPRTRTALDGATGAIMADVTALVAGIRGETPPAVPYDPATARAELPSGPPAVDPTPAEERPTAS is encoded by the coding sequence ATGAGGCCGCTCACGACCTGGCAGAAGCTGCGCCTCACCGTCACGCGGCGGTGGGACACCTCCGGTTTCTGGTTCGGTTTCGCGATCTGGCTGCTGTGGCCGTTCACGATGTTCGGCACCCGGATCGGCTGGAGCGGCGGGGAGCACATCCCGCGCACCGGCGGCGCGCTCCTCGCGCTCAACCACGTCTCGTTCGCCGACCCGATCTTCGACGTCGCGTTCACCGTCTCGCACGGGCGGATGCCGCGGTTCCTGGCCAAGTCGGAGCTGTGGGACGTGCCGGTCGTGCGCTCGGTGCTGGGCAAGGGCGGCCACATCCCCGTCTACCGCTCGTCCGCGCGCGCCGGCGACGCCTACCGCGAGGCGATCAAGGCGGTCCAGCGCGGGGAGGTCGTGGCGTTCTACCCGGAGGCCACCTACACCGCCGACCCCGCGGGCTGGCCGATGAAGGCCAAGAACGGCATCGGCCGCATCGCGCTGGTCACCGGGGCGCCCGTCATCCCCGTCGCGAACTGGGGCACCCAGGACGTCCTGCCCCCCGGCACGTCGACGCCGCGGCTGTTCTTCCCGCGCCGGCGCGTCACCGTGGTGGCGGGCCCGCCCGTCGACCTGTCGCAGTGGCTCGGCGGCCCCCGCACCCGCACCGCCCTCGACGGCGCCACCGGCGCGATCATGGCCGACGTCACCGCGCTGGTGGCGGGGATCCGCGGCGAGACGCCCCCGGCCGTGCCCTACGACCCGGCCACGGCCCGCGCCGAGCTCCCCTCCGGCCCGCCCGCCGTGGACCCGACCCCGGCCGAGGAGCGCCCGACCGCATCGTGA